A section of the Triticum dicoccoides isolate Atlit2015 ecotype Zavitan chromosome 7A, WEW_v2.0, whole genome shotgun sequence genome encodes:
- the LOC119332041 gene encoding uncharacterized protein LOC119332041 has product MACWRKKVVFRARRAWAAVSGRLLRGSKSGSGGILKLHEDVQTCGYQDVQVMFDMLTSELEAAHARNRKQPPSPPPAAWSSRLSLSSSA; this is encoded by the exons ATGGCGTGTTGGCGGAAGAAGGTCGTGTTCCGGGCGCGCCGTGCGTGGGCCGCcgtctccggccgcctcctccgcgGCAGCAAGTCCG GCAGCGGCGGGATACTGAAGCTCCACGAGGACGTGCAGACCTGCGGGTACCAGGACGTGCAGGTCATGTTCGACATGCTCACCTCTGAGCTGGAGGCGGCGCACGCCCGCAACCGCAAGCAGCCTCCATCGCCCCCGCCGGCGGCATGGTCCAGCCGCTTGTCGTTGTCCTCCTCCGCCTGA